Sequence from the Triplophysa rosa linkage group LG22, Trosa_1v2, whole genome shotgun sequence genome:
attttttccattttaaagaACCATAGCTAAGAATTTTTCCTTTGTCTTTATATTACTCTAGGCTATTTACCTTAAAAATTACGCTTAGAAATTGTTGCAGCCCCCCTACCATATGGGGCCCTAGAATAGTTCTTAACTTTGCACACTAATTTTCACCCACCCCTTCAATGAATGTATTGAATATAGTGATTGATAAGATTTACTAATATACATGACAGAGCAGGTGGATTAGTCATTGCCATATTTTTGACATCAGTACTGATTAACTTGATAGCATATTATGGGTTGCATAACTAGGCTGTTGAATTGCACGTTTGCTGTTATAGTGTATCTAGATGCAATCACACGCAGCCATTGCCACCACAACGGAAGTAACAATAATTTCACAATATAGACTTTTTTAAGCACATGGAAGTAAGAACAGATAGCATGTCTTAAGAACACAGTGTCTCACAGATAAATTTCTAGCTGTATGAAGTTCATGAATGAAACTAAAGAACGTATCTTATATAACTGGTGATCTAATAATTTAAAAGTTGTCATAATTATGTTTCTCCGATCAGGCGTAACTGCATGGATACCTACCCAACCTTCCTGGCAGTAATGTGGTGTGCTGGTATCTGTCTCAGTCAAGGTACTCCACAATTCAGTTCATATGAATATTTAAACCATAcagaaaacattacattttgtcTAGGTAGTCACCACAACTCATAGTAATGATCtgtaataaaagaaacaaatgatTTGGTATTCTGACAACATTGAGACACAAAATGATTAGAAAATAAAAGAGGCACTGATATTTCAGCCACGTGGTGGACAGGTAAAGTATGGGTAACAGAGATAATAATACATGTTATGGCCCACATGGAAATGTTTGTCAATTTTGAATAGCTTTGCAACCTTAGTAATGCTTAAAGCATGTGTAACATGAGTCATACTTCATAAACAAACTGTACCTGTGACGGAGGTTTCGAAATGATTCATAAGAAAAGCTAATTTCTTGGAAACCAGCGAAAGGTCACAAAACTAGTTAAGCAGCCTAAAAGGGTTTTAACTTCATTAAACTCTATTTATTGAACTGTAATGGTCATAATGACGTCATTAACAAGATGTTAAATGGCATTCGTGTAAAATCTAAATCTTTTCTTACAGCTCCGGCTGCATTCGCTGGTGTTATTTACCTTGTGGTCCGACAGAAGTACTTTGTTGGCTACATGGGGCAGACATGCCAGAGGTAAGACTCACAAATCTATAAATTTCCATTTGAACGCTAGGAACATTTCTCTCATCGCCTTGGTGTTAAAACATCAGCCATTTTAATCATCTGCactcttaataaaaaaaaggtgcttaaatacatttttcccaGCATAGATGACTCTTCATATCAAGTTTCCTATTTTTATAGTCTCTAGAACCTTTTCAActacagaaaaacatttgtgtaagaaagtttgttttgaaagaACCTTTTAGGAACCTTTGTTTAAGAATGCACTGACCTTAAAACAGTACAGTAACCCCAACAAACTTAAACTATGGGTCATTCTGCATTCTATCAGCATTAGAtgtcgattaaaaaaataatctgaatACAAATACTGTTTGTTACATCAttgcaaatatatttatttgcatttattcatttggcagacgcttttatccaaagcgacttacaagtaggagagcatataaacatttacatttaactgTATATAGTATAAGCTCTCTTAAACTCAGTGTCAAAGAGAATTAATGCTCTGTCAATAAAGATTTAACTGGAAGAGTAAGAGTTGTAggatatatattttctttgttttcccGACAGCATTCCTGGCTTCCTGTTTGGGAAACGTGTCCTCTTCTTCCTATCACTCATGTGTATTGTGGGAATCATAAATTACCTGCTGCTCAACTACGCCGGCGAAGACTACAAAGACTACATACAGACCATCACCAAAGCAGCGTCAACCCTCCTGCTTCTGCCTTAAACTGTGTTCAGTGATTGAATAATAAAGACTGGTGGTGTCGATTAtcttttcttcttctgtttGTTGGTTAGTGTAAGGATGTGGTTGAGACTGGTAATGTGCTCACAGAGATGTAACaagcatttatttgcaaaaggtTATTTACATAGATCACCCATGAGGAAGTTGTAATAGTGATTATATAGCTATGTACAAAATGATGATTTACAAGTATTATAACTTTAGTGAGTTGTGATTGTTAGATTACACAAAGGGGATTACAAAATCGACTAATCTGTTACAACGAAATTATGTTTGAGATTATACTTCTATGTAAACAATCATTTACTGTACTGCTGTCATGGGCAAATAaagttaaacacaaaaaagtgcAGAATTGCTGagccatttaatgaattttACATCTCAGGATCTCGTCATGTGCAGATGTTTTGCTCTTGACCTCATCTTCCACAGTAGGAGATCTACAAAATCAGATTTCAGGTCATATATTCAATGTTTGCTGTGTGTAATGCTTACAATGTTTAACCCATCACTGTTCAACAAGACAACCTGCGCAATTATTCAAACTTACCTTAAACTCTCGCTTGCTGAGGCCAAACCAGTAAGGAAAGTCAAAGAGGGCATCAGAATGGTAATTGATGGTAAAATGTGTGTCTTTCCAGGAGGGCTTCACCTTTTCTCCGTCTATAAGGATTCGCAAGTTCTCACCCACACATGCCTGTAATGCATCTCTAATATCAaccttaaaagaaaaaatatcattATTAAAAATCTAATCTCAAACCAACTCTGAAATTGAATACATTCTCTTGGAAATATACAAAGTTCATACTGCGATTAATctcattatacaacagttctatctggttctcgaatctgattggctgagagcaaTGCGATAATCCACTAGGATCACCACGGGAATTGACTGTTGAACCGCTTCACTGACTGTTTGTATCACTACGGCTGTTCGATTCAGATTTTTTTGAAGTCGATTCCAATTCCTGGTTTGGGAATCGAAAGGATCGATTCCTAGCTGCTGTTTTCGATTCGTGCTCAATTCCCTGTTTTACTACagattttaatttgtaattacaaaatgtacacatttttaacGCAATACAATTTTCCAAGCTGTCACTTTTTACATGTATTAATCGTTTATTGTTTCTATAACAAAAACCTTAACCAAATATGTCGATCTTGTCCTGCAATTCCAATGgcaattaataatattataaataatatttttcagttttttttatttactagctgttttcaaaataaagcacGTCAAATTACTATTAACTCGTTTTAAAGTTATTCAGCAGTGTACACAAAAATACTTGCGGAAGACTGATCGATAATCcctaaattgtattaaaaatatgtaagaatACTGTGCATATAAGTGTAAATGACAGACAGATCTCTAGAGATCAGGTACTAAGTAGCTCTATTTTTCTTTACTGACTAATAGAAGTTTTTTTGCTGTTGCTCTTTAATCTTCTCATTTAATGTTAAATGCAAGTAGTGCAGACAAGTGTTGAAAAAGctttaacagctttaaacagacgTCAAAGTAAATATATGTTGTGAGAGTGCTTTACATGCAACTCTCTTCAAGCACATACtgagctcatcggaagagagtAAGAGAAGACGGTCtgtttgaaaagacaaacaaactTATATGATTTGTTCAATGTGTGGATACATGCAATTAAATCTGCATTGTGTGTGCTGTGCAAACAAAGCTTTTGCTTTTATGCATGCagattattttatgtcattccaCAGCTCTAGACTTCATCTATTAGTTTTTTCTGAAGTCTGTACTGTTTTAGACAATTATAATAGAAACTAATAGGCTTGTTTGACTTGacgcggcgccgcaagatccgacaagaggatgacatcaaagtaccgcgagagccattcgaaaaaccataaagCTTGTGCTTATGAAGGCTCTTAAAGAGGAGTCGAATCCTTTTATGGATTGGGTGTTGAGatatgtttggttataagcattactccaaatatctttctcagtgttcatcagaacaaagaaatttatacacatttggaaccactcgaaggtgagtaaatattgacagaattttcatttttgggtgaagtatcactctACGATAATAGAATTGGGAATAACACATTCTCAGTGGGTTGCCTTTTAAaggtctctctctttcattcacacacacgTCCTGCCTCGTTATTTCTCACTAATAACTTCACTGAAGCAGCACACTGCACATTTAAAAGAAGTGACGGTTTGGAATTAGTAGTTTAACTGTTATGCTGGGCTAGAATTCGTGGCGGAAGAAAATAGTTCCCCAGTTCCTTTAAAAACTGGTGGGTTTTAAAGACACTCCTATGTTGTTTGTGATTTATGCAATATTGCTCTCGTAGTTGTGTATATAGTGCTCTTATATCAGCGGCTGTGATTGCCTGCGGCCTCGTGACTCTGGCCTAATCAGAACCATGCTGATATAGGAGCACTATATAGACTCCCACTCAAACGATATTGCATCATCATCTTACATTAACTGTATAGCTCTCTCCAGCAACAGATGATATGGTTGAATCTAAGCCCTTCTCCATCTCCCATCTGATCATGGGATGACAGCCATTGATCACCACCACATAGAGTCCAAGAGCTGTAAACAGAAAAGAATATTACATACAACAGTGTCCTaaagatatacagtaaaattaaacatttactttGGGCATCGTAATGTAAAGGTATCATGCAATTCATGCTGAACCATTTTATGACTTGTACATTGTATAGATAAAATCACAGAGACCTACATGGCACTGAAAAAAAGGTTTCTGAGTCTGCTGTAAAAGAACTTGGTTTAAAGCCCAAACCTAAACTAAATGTGTAATATTACTTATGTTCTCTGCTCCAACAGCTAGTGAAAACGCTATGGGTGTCATGATTATGAAAATTTAATGACGATTAATTGTTGTACAAATAATTGCAATTCAttgaattgtctgttttagggctgtcacaggACATTTCGATGGTGATTCATTGTGATAGTTCACGTAACTCATTTAAATCTAATACACATAAAACTtgatgttattttaatatataaactaCCACATATTGAAATAGGGCTACGTGATTTCTTTTAAAGCTTTGAAAACTCTAAATATCATACAGGGGTAGAATGACATGAATGATACTCTGCTGGCTTGTTTTTCACTTCATACCAAAGGTGTTCAACGGAGCGTCAGATCTGATTGttgaagaaaaacatgacagacAAACAAGCACATATTTGCTACACCCATGTCTGTGTAACCAACGTATATTTTAGGCAACAGCGTGGCATTCCATATGGCGTATAAAACTATGCAATCATTTTTCCATCATTCGTTTAAAACTATTTGTGTTACTTTTATTATCCATTTAGAGACTACATGAATCatttgtagaaaaaaatgtttttaaaataaaaaaaatcgtaATAAAAAAGGCTGAAGAAGTAAAAAGTGGCacagaaaattacatttcctcTATAAGCAAAATATATCCAATCTTAAtccatatataatatataaaataaattgcctTAAtattggatttattttgttttcagaaGAAAAGTAATTTTCTGTGCCACTGTAGCAAATTATAGTAAAATTGTAATACTAAAAAGCATTGCATAATGCTTAAATCTATATTTTAACACTCAACATTcgttttgttcatgttttacaCAATCCATattataacataaaatatttctgttCTATGTTATTTTGGTATCAGATGTGGTCCCTAAACAGGTTTTgcattaaatgtaaatagtaGTTAACATAAACTtggttaaaatgtgtaaaaaagacATTCCCACCTGGATCGTTTACGCGTCTCTTTTCTTGTACTTTTGCAGGTTTTGTTGCGCATGCAGACACGAGCACGTATATTCTTTTTGAGAGCAGCTGATTCCTCAAATTCGTGTACTCTCCCAAATTGCGCACCGTGATTttcctaaaaaaagaaaaacaccacAAGGAGTTAAGATACATATACTTGAAGATGCATGCCACATATTAAAGTTACTGAAATGCATTTACCTTCCTGGCGACTGACAGAAGATCACCTTTCCCTTGCTGGACTGAAACTCGTCGATGAACACGCACGACTGTTTCGGATCGGACTTCACGAGCCTGTAAACAGCGCGATGTTCAACGCTGAAACCTTGCGGCGGATTACTGAGGAATTTTTCAATCTCGACAACATCCATTACAAACGGCGAGTTGTTATTTTCCCCCATGTTTACCTGTGGTTCACTACAGCCTGCCGTGGAAGGATCCGACCGTTTCTCCAGCTCATCTGTCGACTTCTGCCGCGGTTCGTGGGCGTGGGGCGCGTTTATAAAATCCAGGGTTAAAAGCTTCCAGAACTGAGTCATCGGAGCTCGAGACAAGCAGTCTTTCAAAACAGAATATGATTACGACGTGCCGCGAAATCCTTATATTTGCTTCCTCATTCTTAAACAGGGTAAAGCTTTTAATCAGGGTTCATTTAAAGGGTTGTCATTTTTCTGCTGCAACAACTTTTTTAAAGTAGGTCAGATTACTCCTAAATGGACAACGCACACGTGGTTTTGATTATAACTTCTCGTTCAGTTTTTAAATCAGTAAAACACTGTGGTCAAGTAGAATTCAGAGATGACAGAAGTGCTGCATAAAACCTTTAGGAAAATGCAAGTAATTTTAATggttatatgtatataaatctCTAAAAAGACATTCATAATTGTCACATTTGGTGTCGGGCTGTAATGTATTTCTGTCTAATTAGCTATTTTTTAAAAAACTCAACAAAATTATGGAGTAACACATGAGAATTGTGGATAACTCTTTacaataaagttgtatttgttgacattaataaatgttgcattagccaacatgaactaacaatgagcaatatcgTTTTTCAGcctttattaatctttgttaatgccaataaagttgttaatgttaattcATCGTGCATTACTCATGTTAACATACaacttttgattaaaaatgtattgctaAATCCTCAAATTAACAtgtgattaataaatgctgtagaaataTGGTTCATTGGTAGTTCAAGTAAAGTGTAACTGAGTACACATTAAAAATGTCCAATCAGCCTTtaaattttgagaaatgttccaATGCCATTTTATTACCTTCATCCAATAAGTCATCTGTGCTAGGCCCTGATTGGCTGTTTTTTCTTCATGATTTGGTCCAAGTCCATAATTTCAAGTTAAATTTGACTTTTGTAATGAAAGAACCAAATatgtttgcacatttttttgtcTATACATAATAACACATTGTAGACATTGAGGTGTACACCTAAGGTCAAGAACATTTCAGTCCAGTGACCGCCAAACCTTTGAGATgtataaatgaagagttcagatgcaaaaccatCTAAATCCGTCAGATGACTGAGCATTCTTCATCAGGCTCATTTTTTAGAAATTTACCATTTCAGACCGAGCAGTGTGTGGTtttgaagcaaaattatttgagtAACCTATACTATGTGTGGAGAGGATTCACTCAACATCGTAATCTCACTTTTGAGTTGTTTTAGagtagtttttaaaaacatatacaaataaacATTAGGTGactgtgtgcattttgagacaaaacattcacactgttatattttaagatatgtcagatcaagacacctctctaacatttaagttagtctaggactaggcttaagccctgtctgggaaactgccccaTGTCTCACACAATGTAATAATGGTATACTGTTTAATAACTATGTGGCCTGTTGAACAGCATTTAAACCAATGCATCTAAACCAGGGGTTTTAAACCCTGTTGTTGGAGGACCACTGTCTTGCTTTTTAGCTCCATCACAGCTGTCTATAATAATATTTCAGTAATCCAGATGGCCTTGAAGAGCAGGTTCAGGTGTGTCTAAGTACGGCGGAGAACAAAACTTAACAAACGTGGCCTTCCATGAGCATGCTTTGAAGCCTATTCTATACGAAAATACAAACTGCATCTTTCACCTACacaaacaatttaaatatttttataggcCAACGCACACATCACTTCAGGGTTGGGCTTCCCATTTGACCAGCTACCCACGTCATTAGATACGTAATATAGTGCCTAGATTAGGGGTCGACCGATTATCGACGTCGATATtgagcagaggtggacgaagtacacaacttccttacttgagtgaaagtaaaagttgtaaagacagattcttacttaagtaaaagtacagaagtaagtacttttaaaaatataatttcatttatgtcagttgtgcatagttttattgtcgtataacttatgcctctgaagcaacctactgaatacacagagtagctcacagtatcaattgtattaaaggagtagttcacttcaaaatttgcccccattgactttccatagtcatttttattcctactatggaaagtcaatgggggcaaattttgcagtgagcaactcctttaagagctttataggtttagcacatatacagtatgtttagtttagatataattctgtatgatcatttagcctaattatcctcattagccccctaggcctatatgtatttatgagcagtgttcttttattgtgtatattccctttaccagttttagcagcaatttaccagtaagtagtaaggttcttgtaaatagtaaagtgtagaagccatgtgtttgttggatttattaccatttgtattaccataatttaactacaaacataaactatagctagtataatgaaactatgttatttttagttgctgtggttttactaaagattattaattggagtatggttcctatatatagaaaatggtaaatttgtggatactgtggttttactgcaaataccatccctgctgaagaaAACAATGGTTTttaaattagaatgagatttttaaataaaattcctctttgtagtgtgttttgggttttattccaataggatttaccatcccacgaatagaatccatcacatacaagtagtcaacaagtatccatagtacaattcccacaATAACCATttaatccattacattttctgttgtattttgggcagggttctattgtttttatttaaacaggaATACTtgaactatagttacttcagtaaaaacaacattcatttgctttaaatgatatagcagcagatcagaagttaacacgcacgagtagctcaaggtgtatgtgatgcttatataccgtttagccgttatgccgatcattttcatgacaatgtttctatgat
This genomic interval carries:
- the alox5ap gene encoding arachidonate 5-lipoxygenase-activating protein; its protein translation is MDAAVLENIFLLVLVTLLSVVQNAFFALKVEKQCTGSNSKQHSAAFERLSCATRNCMDTYPTFLAVMWCAGICLSQAPAAFAGVIYLVVRQKYFVGYMGQTCQSIPGFLFGKRVLFFLSLMCIVGIINYLLLNYAGEDYKDYIQTITKAASTLLLLP
- the LOC130546576 gene encoding mesenteric estrogen-dependent adipogenesis protein-like isoform X1 codes for the protein MTQFWKLLTLDFINAPHAHEPRQKSTDELEKRSDPSTAGCSEPQVNMGENNNSPFVMDVVEIEKFLSNPPQGFSVEHRAVYRLVKSDPKQSCVFIDEFQSSKGKVIFCQSPGRKITVRNLGEYTNLRNQLLSKRIYVLVSACATKPAKVQEKRRVNDPALGLYVVVINGCHPMIRWEMEKGLDSTISSVAGESYTVNVDIRDALQACVGENLRILIDGEKVKPSWKDTHFTINYHSDALFDFPYWFGLSKREFKISYCGR
- the LOC130546576 gene encoding mesenteric estrogen-dependent adipogenesis protein-like isoform X2, whose amino-acid sequence is MSWRNGRILPRQAVVNHRLVKSDPKQSCVFIDEFQSSKGKVIFCQSPGRKITVRNLGEYTNLRNQLLSKRIYVLVSACATKPAKVQEKRRVNDPALGLYVVVINGCHPMIRWEMEKGLDSTISSVAGESYTVNVDIRDALQACVGENLRILIDGEKVKPSWKDTHFTINYHSDALFDFPYWFGLSKREFKISYCGR